The Candida orthopsilosis Co 90-125, chromosome 7 draft sequence genome has a window encoding:
- a CDS encoding Hlj1 HSP40 co-chaperone: protein MSYTKEQEAVVLRVLSYKGHQYYEILEVTKTSTESEIKKSYRRLAIKCHPDKNPHPRSSEAFKVVNKSWEVLSDPQKRRIYDQTGTDPTSRISNASAASQGFSSFTGTRGFASGARSPFDDDLFNMFFGNGGSPFASGPTFTFGGNGFTFQSFGGGQDPFMRHRRTTRRTPRATPNARAQNRDESQGPQSFSEVVRNLLPLLLILIVPILSALFSNDPTSDYSFTPTTEFHIERKTPKYGIPYFVNDKFAKKNENKSRRELRNFGSKVENIFIQDKRAKCSREQIHKDNLIEDAVGWFSTDMRKLERAQNMPMPNCDILRSLNLI, encoded by the coding sequence ATGTCGTACACCAAGGAACAGGAAGCAGTTGTGTTACGAGTCCTTTCTTATAAGGGCCACCAGTATTATGAAATATTAGAAGTTACCAAGACATCTACTGAATCAGAGATTAAAAAATCTTATAGAAGACTCGCTATCAAATGCCACCCTGATAAGAATCCACACCCTAGATCATCCGAGGCATTTAAAGTGGTTAATAAGTCATGGGAGGTTTTAAGCGATCCTCAAAAGAGACGTATATACGATCAAACGGGGACAGACCCCACATCTAGAATATCAAACGCCAGTGCTGCTAGCCAAGGATTCAGTTCGTTTACAGGTACGCGAGGTTTTGCTAGTGGAGCACGTAGCCCCTTCGATGACGACTTATTCAACATGTTCTTTGGCAACGGTGGAAGTCCTTTCGCATCTGGTCCTACATTCACTTTTGGGGGAAACGGGTTTACATTCCAATCATTTGGAGGCGGCCAGGACCCATTCATGAGACACAGAAGAACTACTAGGAGAACACCTAGGGCTACGCCTAATGCCCGTGCCCAGAATAGAGATGAGTCACAGGGACCACAGTCGTTTTCAGAAGTTGTAAGAAACTTGTTGCCCCTTTTGCTCATATTGATTGTTCCTATTTTATCTGCgttgttttcaaatgatcCAACGTCAGACTATTCATTTACTCCTACTACAGAATTTCATATAGAGAGGAAGACTCCAAAATACGGGATTCCATACTTTGTTAACGATAAGTTTGCCAAGAAGAATGAAAACAAGTCACGAAGGGAGCTTAGAAACTTTGGATCCAAAGTTGAGAATATTTTCATACAAGACAAGAGGGCCAAGTGTTCACGAGAGCAAATTCATAAGgataatttgattgaagatgCAGTTGGCTGGTTCAGCACAGATATGCGTAAACTAGAACGAGCTCAGAACATGCCAATGCCAAATTGTGATATATTGAGGAGCTTAAACCTTATATAG